A region from the Sulfitobacter sp. D7 genome encodes:
- the hisH gene encoding imidazole glycerol phosphate synthase subunit HisH, protein MLTAIIDYESGNLHSAHKAFERMARENDAGEVTVTSDAEVVARADRLVLPGDGAFPACMAALKGAGGLYDAMVEAVEEKGRPFLGICVGMQLMASMGREYKDTPGLGWIGGEVTQITPADPKLKVPHMGWNDLVIDHDHAVFDGLHTGDHTYFVHSYHMAVADPAERLAHVDYGGEVTAIIGRDTMLGMQFHPEKSQTTGLRLISNFLNWTP, encoded by the coding sequence ATGCTGACAGCAATCATCGACTACGAATCCGGAAATCTACACTCGGCCCACAAAGCCTTCGAGCGTATGGCCCGCGAAAACGACGCAGGCGAAGTCACGGTGACCTCAGACGCCGAGGTCGTCGCCCGCGCCGACCGTCTGGTGCTGCCCGGCGATGGCGCCTTCCCGGCTTGTATGGCAGCGCTGAAAGGCGCCGGTGGCCTCTATGACGCCATGGTCGAAGCGGTTGAGGAAAAGGGGCGCCCTTTCCTTGGCATCTGTGTCGGCATGCAACTGATGGCCAGCATGGGCCGCGAATACAAAGACACCCCGGGATTGGGCTGGATCGGCGGAGAGGTGACCCAGATCACCCCCGCGGACCCGAAACTTAAAGTCCCCCACATGGGCTGGAACGACTTGGTGATCGATCATGACCATGCGGTCTTCGACGGGTTGCACACCGGTGATCATACCTATTTCGTGCACAGCTACCACATGGCCGTAGCAGACCCTGCCGAACGGCTGGCCCATGTCGATTACGGCGGCGAGGTCACGGCGATTATCGGCCGCGATACGATGTTGGGCATGCAGTTTCACCCTGAAAAAAGCCAAACCACTGGCCTGCGGCTGATCTCGAACTTTTTGAACTGGACGCCTTAA
- a CDS encoding Lrp/AsnC family transcriptional regulator, giving the protein MTTCVFIQIRCRPGTTYRVAEEIALREIHSELYSTSGEYDLLMKLYIPKGEDVGVYINDNLLDIEGIERSLTTMTFKVF; this is encoded by the coding sequence ATGACCACCTGCGTATTCATCCAGATCCGCTGCCGACCGGGCACGACCTATCGTGTGGCCGAGGAAATCGCCCTGCGCGAAATCCATTCTGAGCTTTATTCCACCTCTGGTGAATATGACCTGTTAATGAAGCTTTATATCCCCAAGGGGGAGGATGTGGGCGTCTACATCAACGACAACCTATTGGACATCGAAGGCATTGAGCGGTCCTTGACCACGATGACCTTCAAGGTCTTTTGA
- the hisB gene encoding imidazoleglycerol-phosphate dehydratase HisB: protein MRRSTLTRTTAETDITVEINLDGSGRYDNETGVGFFDHMLDQLSRHSLIDITVRAKGDLHIDDHHTVEDVGITLGQALTQALGDKRGIRRYGSCLLAMDDAQIRCALDLSARPFLIWNVDFPTSSIGTFDTELVREFFQALSTHGGITLHVDALHGFNSHHIAEAAFKSVARALREAVETDPRKADAIPSTKGAL from the coding sequence ATGCGTCGCAGCACCCTGACCCGCACCACTGCCGAAACCGACATCACGGTCGAGATCAATCTCGACGGCAGTGGCCGCTATGACAATGAGACCGGCGTGGGTTTCTTTGACCATATGCTCGATCAATTGTCGCGCCACTCGCTGATCGATATCACGGTGCGCGCCAAAGGCGATCTGCACATCGATGATCACCACACGGTCGAAGACGTAGGCATCACGCTGGGCCAAGCACTGACCCAAGCGCTCGGCGACAAACGCGGCATCCGCCGCTACGGGTCTTGCCTATTGGCGATGGACGACGCGCAAATCCGTTGCGCGCTCGACCTCTCTGCCCGGCCCTTTCTGATCTGGAACGTGGATTTCCCCACCAGCAGCATCGGCACATTCGACACCGAACTGGTGCGTGAGTTCTTCCAAGCACTCAGCACCCACGGCGGCATCACCCTGCATGTCGACGCGCTGCACGGGTTCAACAGCCACCATATCGCCGAAGCGGCCTTTAAATCGGTCGCCCGCGCCCTGCGCGAGGCGGTCGAAACCGACCCGCGCAAAGCGGATGCCATCCCCTCGACCAAGGGCGCCTTGTAA